One genomic window of Elaeis guineensis isolate ETL-2024a chromosome 2, EG11, whole genome shotgun sequence includes the following:
- the LOC105051652 gene encoding LOW QUALITY PROTEIN: putative disease resistance protein RGA3 (The sequence of the model RefSeq protein was modified relative to this genomic sequence to represent the inferred CDS: deleted 2 bases in 1 codon), with protein sequence MVVVALTIGGWFASVLISKVIDKLKSYLEDNHDLYADMKNRLATLEVALPRIETAINLSEARPIKDPDLVAWLRHLKDAAYSADDMLDDLEARFLYDRLKSENKVRAFTSSKLETFKRTILSDDDLKNLKNLTQHLKEIYDDINSRLPELNNYIGNMRSATRKNRPFSTPHEVIGRNTETDNVVKVLLSYRGEEGTSSASGFVVLPIVGIGGVGKTTLARDIFEDERLLPNDKSQENHFPLRAWLEVSNNFDIKEIANQLLSILSQNKSLISEIVDDHRYANDSLDCMLKKLENMTTNRRFLVVLDDVWKVDKDDWKTLKKALECGARGSTVLITTQYQKVATNTQTVNFVKLDVLKEYDYQKLIEQSAFGDQILEEHKRKELQQIGRKISKILQGLPRAGNALGNLLSSNLDSNHWNTISNSEWWEHDAVLEDVLPSLGLNYQNLDASQKLCFAYCSIFPRGYIFQEDRLVHMWMAQGFIQPKTGGRMRMEDIGRQIFAELVDRNFFQNVSEKEYVMHDIIRELAVYLSLDECFVISDETEEIPPKVRHLTVKTNRLDAFRDLSRVRNLRTILFSGKYKTEEFYSTLKDILKYSKSLRVLDLSDSQTEISKLPNAISNLLHLRYLDISNTKICLLPKLFRKLCHLQVLILQQCPFNELPEGMNKLINLRHLCAEPKIVSLISGIGKLTSLQELKEFHVRKKKGHKIEELRKLKELRGQLLIQNLKNVNSKEEAREAKLTEKKHLDAVHLYFEIEDGLETGSGFILTRTHKGFSKSKNTPNLEGLLEGLEPCCDISELGIKGYDSATFPRWLVNIEHFTSLRSIHLSSCNKFTSLPPLGQLPFLMILHIEALSELRKIDVELYGNVHEVFPSLEDLRLQNLEKFEEWSEVQGRKLFPCLKKLYIQNCLKLTKMALLTLKLPIKELKINSCGDLGSALPECLQRFTLLTMLKISLPTCDISFFV encoded by the exons ATGGTGGTAGTTGCATTGACGATTGGAGGATGGTTTGCATCTGTGCTTATCAGTAAGGTAATCGACAAGCTTAAATCTTATTTGGAGGACAACCACGATTTGTACGCAGATATGAAGAATAGACTGGCAACTCTGGAAGTCGCTCTTCCACGGATCGAGACTGCGATCAATTTATCTGAGGCAAGGCCAATCAAGGATCCGGATCTTGTAGCATGGCTGAGGCATCTCAAAGATGCTGCGTACAGTGCAGACGATATGCTCGATGATTTGGAAGCGAGATTCCTCTATGACCGGTTGAAGAGTGAAAATAAGGTGCGTGCTTTTACATCCTCTAAGCTGGAGACTTTCAAGCGTACAATTTTGAGCGATGAtgatctcaaaaatttgaagaatctTACTCAACATCTTAAAGAAATTTATGATGATATTAACAGCAGGCTACCAGAGCTGAATAATTACATTGGAAATATGAGATCTGCAACCAGGAAGAACAGGCCCTTTTCAACCCCTCACGAAGTGATTGGACGGAATACAGAGACAGATAATGTAGTAAAAGTGTTATTGAGttatagaggagaggaggggactAGTAGTGCTTCGGGTTTTGTTGTCCTTCCCATAGTAGGCATAGGTGGTGTTGGCAAAACTACACTGGCAAGAGATATTTTTGAGGATGAGAGGCTTTTGCCTAATGACAAAAGTCAAGAGAATCATTTCCCACTACGTGCATGGTTGGAAGTGTCTAACAATTTTGATATTAAAGAGATTGCAAATCAGTTGCTATCCATTCTCTCACAAAATAAAAGTCTTATCTCAGAAATAGTAGATGATCATCGTTATgctaatgatagtttagattgcATGTTAAAGAAACTTGAGAACATGACAACAAATCGGAGATTTTTAGTTGTCCTCGATGATGTATGGAAAGTGGACAAAGATGATTGGAAAACACTAAAGAAAGCCTTGGAATGTGGAGCAAGGGGAAGCACTGTATTGATAACAACTCAATATCAAAAAGTAGCCACAAACACGCAGACTGTGAACTTTGTAAAATTAGATGTTCTAAAGGAATATGACTATCAGAAACTTATAGAACAATCCGCATTTGGTGATCAAATTCTTGAGGAACACAAAAGGAAAGAATTACAACAAATtggtagaaaaatatctaaaattctaCAAGGCTTACCTCGGGCAGGAAATGCATTGGGGAATCTGTTAAGTTCCAATCTGGATTCAAATCACTGGAATACAATCTCGAATAGTGAATGGTGGGAACATGATGCTGTTTTAGAAGATGTACTACCATCTCTAGGATTGAACTATCAGAACCTAGATGCAAGTCAGAAATTGTGCTTTGCTTACTGTTCCATATTTCCCAGGGGTTACATATTTCAGGAAGATCGGTTGGTACACATGTGGATGGCTCAGGGTTTTATCCAGCCCAAGACCGGGGGGAGAATGAGAATGGAGGATATAGGGAGGCAGATATTTGCTGAACTTGTAGATAGGAATTTCTTCCAAAATGTATCTGAAAAGGAGTATGTGATGCATGATATAATTAGAGAGTTGGCAGTATATCTTTCTTTGGATGAATGTTTTGTGATCAGTGATGAGACTGAAGAAATTCCACCTAAAGTGCGCCACCTAACTGTCAAGACTAATAGATTGGACGCATTTAGGGATTTGAGCAGGGTTCGAAACTTGAGAACCATTTTATTCTCTGGCAAATACAAAACAGAGGAATTTTATTCAACTTTGAAGGACATTTTAAAATATTCGAAAAGCCTGCGGGTGTTGGATTTATCTGACAGTCAAACAGAAATCAGCAAACTGCCAAATGCTATTAGTAATTTGTTGCATTTACGGTACCTAGACATTTCTAACACTAAAATCTGTTTATTGCCCAAGTTATTTCGTAAGCTTTGCCATCTACAGGTGCTGATCTTGCAACAGTGTCCATTTAATGAGTTACCTGAAGGTATGAACAAATTGATCAACTTGCGCCATTTATGTGCAGAACCTAAGATAGTTTCTCTAATATCTGGAATTGGAAAACTTACTAGCCTTCAAGAACTAAAGGAATTCCATGTCAGAAAGAAGAAGGGTCACAAGATAGAAGAACTAAGAAAGCTAAAGGAACTTCGAGGACAGCTACTAATTCAGAATCTTAAGAATGTTAATAGCAAGGAAGAGGCCAGAGAAGCAAAACTGACTGAAAAGAAGCATCTTGATGCAGTACATCTTTATTTTGAGATAGAGGATGGACTAGAGACTGGATCTGGCTTCATTTTAACAAGAACACACAAAGGATTTTCAAAAAGCAAAAATACACCTAATTTGGAAGGGTTACTTGAAGGCCTTGAACCTTGTTGTGATATCAGTGAGCTAGGAATCAAGGGTTATGATAGCGCTACCTTTCCAAGATGGTTGGTCAATATAGAACATTTCACTAGTCTAAGATCTATTCATCTAAGTTCTTGTAACAAGTTTACAAGCCTCCCACCTCTTGGACAACTTCCCTTTCTCATGATCTTGCATATTGAAGCATTGTCTGAACTGAGAAAAATTGATGTTGAACTCTATGGCAATGTTCATGAGGtgtttccatctttggaagatttGAGACTACAAAACTTGGAGAAATTTGAGGAATGGTCAGAAGTACAAGGCCGAAAGTTATTTCCTTGCCTCAAAAAACTCTACATACAGAATTGTTTGAAGCTGACAAAAATGGCCCTTCTCACACTAAAGTTGCCAATTAAAGAGCTCAAAATCAACTCATGTGGTGACCTTGGCAGCGCATTACCTGAATGTCTACAAAGATTCACTTTGCTCACCATGTTAAAGATT TCATTACCCACATGTGACATCTCTTTCTTTGTCTAA
- the LOC105051656 gene encoding uncharacterized protein — MRLQWNVVDDFQVTPLSEAMPVFALPSEGVKQRRLTKGPWTLAGQLLAMEGWRPNFRPGKEKPRATVKDGLCLRILLDAYGDISGQAVNIPKSAMLFSPSTPLAIER, encoded by the exons ATGAGGCTACAATGGAATGTGGTGGATGATTTTCAGGTGACACCATTATCAGAAGCCATGCCAGTGTTCGCATTACCATCAGAGGGGGTGAAACAAAGGAGACTGACAAAAGGACCATGGACACTAGCTGGACAGTTGCTTGCTATGGAGGGGTGGCGGCCCAACTTTAGACCCGGGAAGGAGAAGCCAAG GGCAACAGTCAAGGATGGCCTGTGCTTAAGGATCTTACTTGATGCTTATGGTGATATATCTGGGCAGGCTGTCAATATACCGAAATCTGCAATGCTTTTCAGCCCCTCTACACCTCTTGCCATCGAAAGGTAG